A section of the Anabaena cylindrica PCC 7122 genome encodes:
- a CDS encoding sensor histidine kinase, with translation MNYGDSTLETSNSQLSLQPEVKLEFADFLINQVVDAAFCLGKNAQFLYVNNPTCYLTEYSRDELLSMNLGDLDIDFSLQNWSELWKDTNIYHRTFKSRYCTKTGRIFLGEINLTYIKHQGREFNCAIFREISDELVELSMQNWELLEHKQSPVHLQENIAELKYKQFNNLLWLKESGFLSLVEAINANIFLIQGKKICYANSAAELLTGYSNRELLAGVEFNQVIKSRKSQQSQETNSEYQELKILTKQGKERWLVGVWTRLDKVLNFEGEDVEVLTTIDITDYKYAESKLQNTLEEAKKNSELRAHLVAIVSHQFRTPLNVISFSNSLLKRHINKWKGEKIQLFLEKIAISVKEITQVLDDIWFFSTTDLEKVQIDPQQVDLVEFCHDLIKNFLLINSEYHIKFYHQGNCAKVWIDTKLLKPILNNLLANAIKYSPNNNVIHFTVYCEHEKVMFQIQDQGIGIPKVDQQKLFELFYRGSNVDAIPGTGLGLSIVNTLVNLHGGKIMVVSEVDVGSTFTVVLPSVPCSDF, from the coding sequence ATGAATTATGGCGATTCCACATTAGAAACATCCAATTCCCAATTGAGTTTACAGCCAGAGGTGAAGTTGGAATTTGCTGATTTTCTTATCAATCAAGTTGTAGATGCTGCTTTTTGTCTAGGAAAAAACGCACAGTTTCTTTATGTTAATAATCCCACCTGTTACCTGACAGAGTATTCCCGCGATGAATTACTTTCCATGAATTTAGGTGATTTAGATATAGATTTTTCGTTACAGAATTGGTCAGAACTATGGAAAGATACAAACATCTATCACCGCACATTTAAATCTCGCTACTGTACAAAAACAGGAAGAATATTTTTAGGAGAAATAAATCTTACTTATATAAAACACCAAGGTAGAGAGTTTAACTGTGCTATTTTTAGAGAAATTAGTGACGAATTGGTTGAATTGAGTATGCAGAATTGGGAGTTGCTAGAACATAAGCAATCTCCGGTGCATTTACAAGAAAATATTGCTGAACTCAAATATAAGCAGTTTAATAACTTACTATGGCTGAAAGAGTCTGGATTTCTTAGTTTAGTAGAAGCTATTAATGCGAATATTTTTCTAATTCAAGGTAAAAAAATTTGTTATGCTAATTCTGCTGCGGAGTTACTGACTGGCTATTCAAACAGGGAACTGTTAGCAGGGGTTGAATTTAACCAAGTCATCAAGAGTAGAAAATCACAACAAAGTCAGGAAACTAATTCTGAATATCAAGAGTTAAAAATACTCACTAAACAGGGTAAAGAACGATGGTTAGTGGGTGTTTGGACTCGACTTGATAAAGTGCTGAATTTTGAAGGTGAAGATGTTGAAGTACTGACTACTATTGATATTACAGACTACAAATATGCAGAATCAAAATTACAAAATACTTTGGAAGAAGCCAAAAAAAACAGCGAACTAAGAGCGCATCTTGTGGCTATAGTCTCCCATCAATTCCGCACACCACTAAATGTTATTTCTTTTTCTAATAGCTTACTCAAACGACATATCAATAAATGGAAAGGAGAAAAAATTCAACTATTTTTGGAGAAAATTGCCATATCAGTCAAAGAAATAACCCAGGTATTAGATGATATTTGGTTTTTCTCTACAACAGATTTAGAAAAAGTTCAAATTGACCCTCAACAGGTTGATTTAGTTGAATTCTGCCATGATTTAATCAAAAATTTCCTGTTAATTAATAGTGAATACCATATTAAGTTTTATCACCAAGGTAACTGTGCAAAAGTCTGGATCGACACGAAACTGCTGAAACCAATTTTGAATAATTTGCTCGCAAATGCTATTAAATACTCTCCTAACAATAATGTTATACATTTCACTGTTTATTGTGAACATGAGAAAGTTATGTTTCAGATTCAAGATCAGGGAATTGGTATTCCTAAAGTAGATCAACAAAAATTATTTGAACTGTTTTATCGAGGTAGTAATGTTGATGCAATTCCTGGTACAGGCTTGGGTTTATCAATTGTCAACACTCTTGTTAATTTACATGGAGGTAAAATTATGGTGGTAAGTGAAGTTGATGTAGGTAGTACATTTACTGTGGTATTACCATCTGTTCCCTGTTCTGATTTTTGA
- a CDS encoding TOBE domain-containing protein, which translates to MPRKEQGWVTFQTSEEERKILEEFCQHSQRTKTEILRELVRGLNKYSSPPVPLPTQPEKVETHTPEMEIINPKKSLKVSSRNVLKGVVKRVTTGSVNTEVTLEIVHKVELTSMITRVSAEDLELVEGVEAYAVIKSNDIVIAKE; encoded by the coding sequence ATGCCGAGAAAAGAACAAGGTTGGGTGACATTTCAAACATCAGAAGAAGAACGCAAGATTTTAGAAGAGTTCTGTCAGCACTCTCAGCGAACTAAAACTGAGATTTTGCGAGAATTAGTACGTGGACTGAATAAATACTCCTCACCACCAGTACCTCTACCAACTCAACCAGAGAAAGTGGAAACTCATACTCCTGAGATGGAAATTATTAATCCCAAAAAATCATTAAAAGTTAGTTCGCGCAATGTTCTCAAGGGAGTTGTGAAAAGAGTCACTACAGGAAGTGTGAATACGGAAGTGACCTTGGAAATTGTGCATAAAGTTGAGTTAACTTCGATGATTACTAGAGTTTCGGCTGAGGATTTGGAATTGGTTGAGGGAGTTGAAGCTTATGCTGTGATTAAATCTAATGACATTGTGATTGCAAAGGAATAG
- a CDS encoding DUF427 domain-containing protein translates to MKAIWNGTVLAESDKTVVVEGNHYFPADAINKEYFTESNTHSTCPWKGVASYYSIDVNGQVNKDAAWYYPTTKEKAKNIEGYIAFWKGVKVEA, encoded by the coding sequence ATGAAAGCAATTTGGAACGGCACAGTTTTAGCCGAAAGCGACAAAACCGTAGTTGTGGAAGGAAATCATTACTTCCCTGCTGATGCTATTAACAAGGAATATTTTACAGAAAGCAACACCCACAGCACTTGTCCTTGGAAAGGTGTTGCTAGTTACTACAGTATTGACGTAAATGGACAAGTTAACAAAGATGCTGCTTGGTATTATCCCACAACGAAAGAGAAAGCGAAAAATATAGAAGGTTATATTGCTTTCTGGAAAGGTGTAAAAGTCGAAGCTTAA
- a CDS encoding DUF72 domain-containing protein — protein MNFFLGCAVWAYKGWVGELYPPGTRTTEFLRLYSRRFTTVEGNTTFYAVPNSETVTRWATETPPGFEFCLKLPREITHQGLLRSHIPEALTFLEQMRPLGKHLGPIFAQLPPSYSPALLDDLTAFLTAWPRTDIPLALEVRHRDWFQEPHASNLNALLEQLGVGRVLLDTRPIYTGDDDPQLTSERRKPQLPVHFSVTAPFTLVRFISHPQLLVNQPFMAEWVTQIQTWLRSGVRIYFFVHCPTEDISPQNAQYFQQLLEQSGVAVPPLPWNNLNQPPNQLSLW, from the coding sequence GTGAACTTTTTTCTTGGTTGTGCAGTTTGGGCATATAAAGGTTGGGTGGGCGAACTTTATCCCCCAGGAACTCGCACCACTGAGTTTCTACGTCTCTACAGTCGTCGCTTTACCACGGTAGAAGGTAATACGACTTTTTACGCCGTTCCTAACTCTGAAACTGTCACTCGTTGGGCTACAGAAACACCTCCAGGCTTTGAATTTTGCTTGAAGTTACCGCGAGAAATTACCCATCAAGGATTATTGCGATCGCATATCCCTGAAGCTTTAACATTTTTAGAACAGATGCGCCCTCTAGGTAAGCACTTGGGGCCAATATTTGCCCAATTACCCCCAAGCTACTCACCTGCATTATTGGATGATTTAACGGCTTTTTTGACAGCTTGGCCACGCACAGATATCCCTTTAGCATTAGAAGTTAGGCATCGTGATTGGTTTCAAGAACCCCATGCTAGTAATTTGAATGCGCTGTTAGAACAGTTAGGGGTAGGGAGAGTATTGTTAGATACACGACCAATTTATACTGGGGATGATGACCCACAATTAACATCAGAACGGCGTAAACCTCAGCTTCCAGTGCATTTTAGTGTGACTGCGCCTTTTACTTTGGTGCGCTTTATTTCTCATCCACAGTTGTTAGTTAATCAGCCATTTATGGCAGAATGGGTAACGCAGATTCAAACCTGGCTTAGATCAGGAGTACGGATTTATTTCTTTGTCCATTGTCCTACTGAAGATATATCTCCTCAGAATGCTCAGTATTTTCAACAGCTATTAGAACAAAGTGGGGTAGCAGTTCCACCTTTACCTTGGAACAATCTGAATCAGCCACCGAATCAACTTAGTCTGTGGTGA
- a CDS encoding response regulator transcription factor: MIRESSKKILVIEDDATTRNLFLDGLEAEGFVTIGAENGLVGIQQAEENLPDLVICDLIMPHIDGYGVLTKLRQNHFTAIIPFIFLTASNSKISMRKAMELGADDYLSKPSTVDELLKAISIRLEKQALFKNWYANKSPQISAVPDIVVNSESIFPTVPHLKKVFDYIELHFHQGITLSDVAEAVGYSPAYLTTLVGKETGESVNTWIVKRRMAAARPLLKNTNQTIEAVATKLGYQNACHFSRQFRQHHGLSPTIWRKQHQLVHVSANAKLQVIKSHSDLTNRISC; this comes from the coding sequence ATGATACGCGAATCGTCGAAAAAAATTCTTGTAATTGAAGATGATGCTACTACCCGCAATCTCTTCTTAGACGGTCTTGAGGCTGAAGGTTTTGTTACGATAGGAGCAGAAAATGGTCTGGTTGGTATCCAGCAGGCAGAAGAGAATTTACCTGATTTGGTAATTTGTGATTTGATCATGCCGCATATAGATGGTTACGGTGTTTTAACTAAGTTACGTCAAAATCATTTCACAGCAATTATTCCTTTTATTTTTCTCACTGCTAGTAATTCTAAGATATCTATGAGAAAAGCGATGGAGTTGGGAGCAGATGATTATTTGAGTAAACCTTCTACTGTGGATGAATTACTAAAAGCAATTTCTATCCGATTAGAAAAACAAGCTCTTTTTAAGAATTGGTATGCTAATAAATCTCCCCAAATTTCAGCGGTTCCAGATATTGTAGTTAATTCAGAATCAATTTTTCCAACTGTTCCCCATCTCAAAAAAGTTTTCGACTATATTGAACTTCATTTCCATCAAGGGATTACTTTGTCAGATGTCGCAGAAGCTGTGGGTTATTCTCCTGCTTACTTGACTACACTAGTTGGTAAAGAGACGGGAGAAAGTGTTAATACTTGGATTGTTAAGCGTCGTATGGCTGCCGCTCGTCCTTTACTAAAAAATACTAATCAGACAATTGAAGCAGTTGCCACAAAACTAGGCTATCAAAATGCTTGTCATTTTTCCCGCCAGTTTCGTCAACATCACGGTTTGTCACCAACAATTTGGCGAAAACAACATCAATTAGTTCATGTGTCTGCAAATGCAAAGCTGCAAGTTATTAAATCTCATTCTGATTTAACAAACCGTATTTCTTGTTAA
- a CDS encoding DUF3082 domain-containing protein, producing the protein MNEPNITPSTDTSGQVPPTPLRCITGAIMSGGLGFAMYSLMIAIATTFAAKPIHSDNLLAIKISAAVRTLVVGIVALGAGIFGIVGIGLLALAIQLVFQQLTKPKETNS; encoded by the coding sequence ATGAATGAACCAAATATCACACCATCAACAGATACTAGCGGACAAGTACCACCAACTCCATTACGCTGTATAACTGGGGCTATCATGTCAGGAGGGCTGGGATTTGCGATGTATTCTCTCATGATAGCGATCGCAACTACATTTGCTGCAAAGCCTATCCATTCTGATAACTTACTTGCCATCAAGATTAGCGCGGCTGTTCGTACCCTAGTTGTGGGTATCGTAGCTTTGGGAGCGGGGATATTTGGCATAGTGGGTATTGGTTTGTTAGCCTTAGCCATACAATTAGTATTTCAGCAGCTAACAAAACCCAAAGAGACTAATTCGTAA
- the ispE gene encoding 4-(cytidine 5'-diphospho)-2-C-methyl-D-erythritol kinase: protein MHSYSLIAPAKINLYLEIIGNRPDGYHELAMILQSIDLADQIDVHAASTQTIRVYCDHPQVPIDQTNLAYRAAELMARKFPDAFSNFGGIDITIKKRIPVAAGLAGGSTNAAAVLVGIDLLWNLGLTKSELEELGATLGSDVPFCISGGTVIATGRGEQLSPLPNLNHINIVLAKYRSLEVSTPWAYQTYRQVFGSTYIKDTKDLVARANAVHSGEMVKAIVAKDAAEISQKLHNDLEKVVLPAYPQVLQLRELFASQEGVLGTMMSGSGPSVFAIVESPAQAEVVKQQIRTAIPDEDLELFVTGTITTGIQIIRNS from the coding sequence ATGCATTCTTATAGCTTAATTGCACCTGCCAAAATTAACTTATATTTGGAAATCATTGGTAATCGTCCTGATGGATATCATGAGTTAGCAATGATACTCCAAAGTATTGACCTTGCAGACCAAATTGATGTCCATGCTGCCAGCACTCAAACAATTCGCGTTTACTGCGATCACCCACAAGTACCCATAGATCAAACCAATCTAGCATACCGGGCTGCGGAACTGATGGCCAGGAAATTTCCTGACGCTTTTAGTAACTTTGGCGGTATTGATATTACTATCAAAAAACGGATTCCTGTCGCTGCGGGTTTAGCTGGAGGTTCGACAAATGCAGCAGCAGTTTTGGTAGGAATAGATTTACTCTGGAACCTGGGACTAACTAAATCAGAATTAGAAGAATTGGGAGCTACCCTGGGTTCAGATGTGCCGTTTTGTATTTCTGGGGGAACAGTAATTGCAACAGGTAGAGGTGAGCAACTTTCCCCTTTACCAAATTTAAATCACATAAATATAGTATTGGCAAAATATCGCAGTTTAGAAGTTTCTACTCCTTGGGCATATCAAACCTATCGACAAGTATTTGGTAGTACTTATATTAAAGATACCAAAGATTTAGTTGCCCGTGCCAATGCAGTCCATTCGGGAGAAATGGTGAAAGCCATCGTGGCTAAAGATGCAGCAGAAATTTCTCAAAAACTGCACAATGATTTAGAAAAAGTCGTATTGCCAGCTTATCCCCAAGTTCTACAACTGCGAGAATTATTTGCTAGTCAAGAAGGAGTTTTAGGAACCATGATGTCTGGTTCTGGCCCTTCTGTATTCGCAATTGTCGAATCTCCAGCACAAGCAGAAGTAGTCAAGCAGCAGATACGCACAGCAATCCCTGACGAAGATTTAGAATTGTTTGTGACTGGGACAATTACAACTGGAATTCAAATAATTCGTAATTCGTAA
- a CDS encoding Uma2 family endonuclease — protein sequence MTAITVNLNPIITLTDNQFYQLCRENPDVKFERNSEGELLIMSPTGGETGKRNFEIDIDLGIWNRKTKLGVCFDSSTCFKLPNGANRSPDVAWIKKDRWDALTQEEQAKFPPIAPDFVLELMSPSDGLQEVQNKMQEYINNGVKLGWLINSKIRQVEIYRLHQPVEILESPIELFGEDILPGFILNLQTVW from the coding sequence ATGACAGCCATCACCGTTAACTTAAATCCTATCATCACACTCACAGACAATCAATTTTATCAACTTTGTCGGGAAAATCCTGATGTTAAATTTGAACGTAATTCAGAAGGAGAATTATTAATTATGTCACCCACTGGCGGAGAAACTGGAAAACGTAATTTTGAAATTGATATTGATTTGGGAATTTGGAACCGCAAAACTAAACTAGGAGTTTGTTTCGATTCTTCAACCTGCTTTAAACTCCCTAATGGTGCAAATCGTTCTCCTGATGTCGCTTGGATAAAAAAAGATAGATGGGATGCACTTACACAAGAAGAACAAGCCAAGTTTCCGCCTATTGCACCCGATTTTGTATTAGAGTTAATGTCACCAAGTGATGGTTTGCAAGAAGTCCAAAATAAAATGCAGGAATATATAAATAATGGTGTAAAATTGGGTTGGTTAATTAATTCTAAAATACGTCAGGTGGAAATATATCGTCTTCATCAACCAGTAGAAATATTAGAATCTCCTATTGAATTATTTGGAGAAGATATTTTGCCAGGATTTATTTTAAATTTACAGACAGTTTGGTGA
- a CDS encoding DUF29 family protein, translating to MTQELIDLRQSILEGRYDDALEIIDDLEEMSKQGTLRKIEAFLVRLVIHLIQNQVEQRLTNSWIASISDSVIQIDKLNVKDNQKSYYIQSNKWGEYLA from the coding sequence ATGACACAAGAATTAATAGATTTAAGACAAAGCATTTTAGAAGGTCGTTATGATGATGCTTTGGAAATTATTGATGATTTGGAGGAGATGAGTAAACAGGGAACATTGCGAAAGATAGAAGCTTTTTTAGTTAGGTTGGTTATTCATCTAATTCAAAATCAAGTTGAACAACGTTTAACTAATTCTTGGATTGCTTCTATTTCTGATTCTGTGATTCAAATCGATAAATTAAATGTTAAAGATAATCAAAAATCTTATTATATTCAATCTAATAAATGGGGAGAATATTTAGCATAA
- the recQ gene encoding DNA helicase RecQ, with amino-acid sequence MLQYPELEKKLKYHFGYDQFRPGQRQIIEDALQNRDLMVVMPTGGGKSLCFQLPALLKPGLTVVVSPLIALMQDQVEALRNNNISATFLNSSLNSYKVRSREEAIMNGKVRLLYVAPERLVSDRFLPLLDVVKEKIGISTFAIDEAHCVSEWGHDFRPEYRQLKLLRKRYPDVPTIALTATATDRVRADIIEQLGLKQPSIHIASFNRQNLYYEVRAKSKRAYAEILEIVRENEGSGIIYCLTRKKVDELTFKLQKDKVAALPYHAGLSDDERSKNQTRFIRDDVRVMVATIAFGMGINKPDVRFVIHSDLPRNIEGYYQESGRAGRDDEPSRCTLFFSFADVKTIEWSINQKTDPQEQLIAKQQLRQVIDYAEGTDCRRTIQLGYFGERFAGNCGNCDNCRYPKPVQDWTIEAMKFLSCVARCKERYGMLYIIDVLRGAKNQKIALNGHDQLSTYGIGKDKTVDEWRMLGRSLLHQGILEQTPDGYSVLKLNPLSWEVMRKQRTVSIAVPIAQKISYEEGNVKEAEVEVLMHRLRSLRKQIADEQAVPPYVIFHDSTLKLMAQVQPKTLHEFGELSGVGSHKLAQYGAKFLTEIQAYRQEQGLQPLTINQVDYAPLPNFPSDTELTTLELYQQGLSIEEIAQKRNIRPTTIIRHISDLIEKNQPIDLNKLVPLEHQQKIWQVLEVLGDISLTPIRDHLGESYSFDEIRLVRGIWRQKKRNSKS; translated from the coding sequence ATGCTTCAGTATCCTGAACTCGAAAAAAAGCTTAAATATCACTTTGGTTATGATCAATTCCGCCCTGGACAAAGGCAAATTATTGAAGATGCGCTGCAAAATCGTGATTTAATGGTGGTGATGCCGACTGGTGGGGGTAAGTCTTTGTGCTTTCAATTACCTGCACTGCTAAAACCAGGTTTAACGGTGGTGGTGTCGCCGTTGATAGCATTGATGCAAGACCAAGTGGAAGCATTGCGAAATAATAACATTTCTGCCACATTTCTCAATAGTAGCCTCAACTCCTATAAAGTGCGATCGCGTGAAGAGGCAATTATGAATGGTAAAGTTAGGTTACTCTACGTCGCCCCAGAACGGTTAGTTAGTGATAGATTTCTGCCGCTTTTGGATGTAGTTAAAGAGAAAATTGGCATTTCTACCTTTGCTATTGATGAAGCGCACTGTGTTTCCGAATGGGGACATGATTTTCGTCCAGAATATCGCCAGTTAAAGTTACTGCGGAAACGCTATCCTGATGTTCCTACTATCGCCCTCACTGCTACCGCTACAGATCGCGTCCGGGCTGATATTATTGAACAATTAGGATTAAAGCAACCAAGTATTCATATTGCTAGTTTTAACCGCCAAAATCTTTATTATGAAGTTAGGGCTAAAAGTAAACGCGCTTACGCTGAAATATTAGAAATTGTTAGAGAAAATGAAGGTTCAGGAATTATCTATTGTTTAACCCGTAAAAAGGTTGATGAATTAACTTTTAAATTACAAAAAGATAAAGTTGCAGCCTTACCATATCATGCGGGATTAAGTGATGATGAACGCTCTAAAAATCAAACTCGATTTATTCGGGATGATGTGCGGGTAATGGTGGCGACAATTGCTTTTGGAATGGGAATTAATAAGCCTGATGTGCGGTTTGTAATTCATTCTGACTTACCGCGTAATATTGAGGGTTATTATCAAGAATCAGGAAGGGCGGGGAGAGATGATGAACCTTCACGGTGTACGCTCTTTTTTAGTTTTGCTGATGTGAAAACGATTGAATGGAGTATTAATCAAAAAACAGATCCACAAGAACAATTAATTGCGAAACAGCAACTACGACAGGTAATTGATTATGCAGAAGGGACAGACTGTAGACGCACTATTCAATTAGGTTATTTTGGGGAAAGATTTGCAGGTAATTGTGGCAATTGTGATAATTGTCGTTATCCCAAACCTGTGCAAGATTGGACTATTGAAGCGATGAAGTTTTTATCTTGTGTGGCTAGGTGCAAAGAAAGATATGGAATGCTTTATATAATTGATGTGTTGCGAGGCGCGAAAAACCAAAAAATTGCCCTGAATGGACATGATCAATTATCCACTTACGGGATTGGTAAAGATAAAACTGTAGATGAGTGGAGGATGTTGGGGCGATCGCTCTTACATCAAGGTATACTAGAGCAAACCCCTGATGGTTACTCGGTTTTGAAGCTTAACCCCCTCAGTTGGGAAGTAATGCGAAAACAGCGTACTGTCTCTATTGCGGTTCCCATAGCCCAAAAAATCAGCTACGAGGAGGGGAATGTTAAAGAGGCTGAAGTCGAAGTTCTCATGCACAGATTGCGATCGCTCCGCAAACAAATTGCTGATGAGCAAGCAGTTCCACCTTACGTCATTTTTCATGATTCTACCCTGAAATTAATGGCGCAAGTACAACCCAAAACCTTACATGAATTTGGTGAACTCTCAGGTGTAGGTAGTCACAAATTAGCCCAATATGGTGCAAAGTTCCTAACCGAAATTCAAGCCTATCGTCAAGAACAAGGTTTACAGCCATTAACAATAAATCAAGTTGATTACGCACCACTGCCTAATTTCCCCTCTGATACCGAATTAACGACATTAGAGTTATATCAACAGGGTCTGAGCATAGAAGAGATTGCCCAAAAACGCAACATTCGTCCCACCACAATTATCCGTCACATCTCAGATTTAATTGAAAAAAATCAACCCATAGATTTAAACAAATTAGTACCTCTAGAACATCAACAAAAGATTTGGCAAGTTTTAGAAGTACTAGGCGATATTTCCCTGACACCGATCCGAGATCATTTAGGTGAAAGTTACAGTTTTGATGAAATTCGCCTAGTGAGGGGAATTTGGCGGCAGAAAAAACGTAATTCTAAATCTTGA
- the rsmA gene encoding 16S rRNA (adenine(1518)-N(6)/adenine(1519)-N(6))-dimethyltransferase RsmA, translated as MVQPRKQFAQHWLKSEKALDAIVKAAQCREGDRILEIGPGTGILTRRLLPLAKSLVAVEIDRDLCKLLVKQLGQKENFLLLQGDFLTLDVPSQLLAFNNFQKQNKVVANIPYNITGPIIEKLLGTITQPNPEPYDSIVLLVQKEVAERLYAKPGSRTFGALSVRVQYLADCELICTVPASAFHPPPKVDSAVVRLLPRQIEIPANSPKKLENLVKLGFGAKRKMLRNNLQSVIDRDLLTQLLEQLGINPQVRAEDLSVAQWVNLSNCLTFE; from the coding sequence ATGGTGCAACCGCGCAAGCAATTTGCTCAACATTGGTTAAAAAGTGAAAAGGCACTAGATGCAATTGTCAAAGCAGCACAGTGTCGAGAGGGTGATAGGATTTTGGAAATTGGCCCTGGTACAGGAATTTTAACTCGGCGTTTATTACCTTTAGCTAAGTCACTAGTTGCTGTAGAAATTGACCGCGATTTGTGTAAATTATTGGTCAAACAACTAGGTCAAAAAGAAAATTTTTTACTGCTGCAAGGGGATTTTCTGACATTAGATGTACCATCTCAATTGTTAGCATTTAACAATTTCCAAAAGCAAAATAAAGTTGTTGCCAATATTCCCTACAACATTACTGGGCCAATTATTGAGAAGTTACTCGGTACTATCACTCAACCCAACCCAGAACCCTATGATTCTATTGTGCTACTGGTACAAAAAGAAGTAGCAGAACGATTATATGCTAAACCAGGTTCAAGAACTTTTGGGGCGTTGTCGGTACGGGTGCAGTATTTAGCTGATTGTGAGCTAATTTGCACAGTCCCTGCTAGTGCATTTCACCCACCTCCAAAAGTAGATTCGGCTGTAGTGCGGTTGCTCCCTCGACAGATAGAAATTCCGGCAAATAGCCCCAAAAAGTTAGAAAATCTGGTTAAATTGGGGTTTGGGGCAAAACGAAAAATGTTAAGAAATAACTTACAATCGGTCATTGACCGCGATCTCTTGACCCAATTACTGGAACAATTAGGAATAAACCCCCAAGTACGCGCCGAAGACCTCAGCGTTGCACAATGGGTAAACTTAAGTAACTGTCTAACTTTTGAGTAA
- a CDS encoding DUF2795 domain-containing protein, which yields MSTKSQAGREHQRGPDKGEAYGVAAVTQALAGIDFPASKKEILQQAKGHEEIHWTKDKTIDLRSLLDQTGQDRFESMPELVEAISQRSREEELS from the coding sequence ATGTCTACTAAATCACAAGCAGGACGTGAACATCAACGCGGCCCTGATAAAGGTGAAGCTTATGGAGTTGCAGCAGTAACTCAAGCACTTGCAGGTATTGATTTTCCTGCAAGTAAAAAAGAAATACTCCAACAAGCAAAAGGTCACGAAGAAATTCACTGGACAAAAGACAAAACCATAGATTTAAGATCATTACTTGATCAAACAGGTCAAGATAGGTTTGAAAGTATGCCGGAGTTGGTCGAAGCTATTAGTCAAAGGTCGAGAGAAGAAGAACTATCATAG